One window of the Mycobacterium xenopi genome contains the following:
- a CDS encoding FAD-dependent oxidoreductase: protein MRPYHVAIVGSGPSGFFAAASLLKAADSAEDIEVAVDMLEMLPTPWGLVRSGVAPDHPKIKSISKQFEKTAEDPRFRFFGNVVVGEHVQAAELAERYDAVIYAVGAQSDRALNIPGEDLPGSIAAVDFVGWYNAHPHFQDRSPDLSCGRAVVVGNGNVALDVARILVTDPDVLALTDIADHALESLRPCGVEEVIIIGRRGPLQTAFTTLELRELGDLEGVDVVVDPAQLEGITDDDAAAVGKTAKQNLKVLRDYAARPLRPGHRRIVLRFLTSPIEIKGDGKVERIVLGRNELVTDESGRVVAKDTGAREELPVQLVVRSVGYRGVPTPGLPFDERSGTIPNTNGRVEGSRNEYVVGWIKRGPTGVIGTNKKDSQDTVDTLLADLAAARQTGLADFGDDHAVKLAEWLASRQPKLVTAEHWQAIDQYERAAGEPHGRPRVKLSTLEELLRVAHG from the coding sequence ATGCGCCCATACCACGTCGCGATCGTCGGCTCCGGTCCGTCGGGATTCTTCGCTGCGGCATCGCTGCTCAAGGCCGCCGACTCGGCGGAGGACATCGAGGTAGCAGTCGACATGCTGGAAATGTTGCCGACGCCGTGGGGTCTGGTGCGCTCGGGCGTCGCCCCCGACCACCCGAAGATCAAGTCGATCAGCAAGCAGTTCGAAAAGACCGCCGAAGACCCACGGTTCCGCTTTTTCGGCAATGTCGTCGTCGGCGAGCACGTTCAGGCCGCCGAACTGGCCGAGCGCTATGACGCCGTGATCTATGCGGTGGGCGCGCAATCCGACCGGGCGCTGAACATCCCCGGGGAGGACCTCCCGGGCAGCATCGCCGCCGTCGATTTCGTGGGTTGGTACAACGCCCACCCGCATTTCCAGGACAGGTCGCCTGATCTGTCCTGCGGCCGGGCTGTTGTGGTCGGCAACGGCAACGTCGCGCTCGATGTCGCCCGCATCTTGGTGACCGACCCCGACGTGCTCGCGCTGACCGATATCGCCGACCACGCACTGGAATCCCTGCGGCCATGTGGTGTGGAGGAAGTGATCATCATCGGTCGACGCGGTCCGCTGCAGACGGCGTTCACCACGCTGGAATTGCGCGAACTGGGCGACCTCGAGGGGGTCGACGTGGTCGTCGACCCGGCACAGCTGGAAGGCATCACCGACGACGACGCGGCCGCGGTGGGCAAGACCGCCAAGCAGAACCTCAAAGTGCTCCGCGACTACGCCGCACGCCCACTGCGGCCCGGCCATCGCCGAATCGTGTTGCGATTCTTGACATCTCCGATCGAAATCAAAGGCGACGGAAAGGTGGAGCGAATCGTCCTCGGCCGCAACGAGCTGGTCACCGACGAGAGCGGGCGAGTGGTGGCCAAGGACACCGGCGCCCGCGAGGAGTTGCCCGTCCAGTTGGTGGTGCGCTCCGTGGGCTATCGCGGTGTACCCACCCCCGGGCTGCCGTTCGACGAGCGCAGCGGCACCATCCCCAATACCAATGGCCGAGTGGAGGGCAGCCGCAACGAATACGTCGTCGGGTGGATCAAGCGAGGCCCGACCGGGGTGATCGGCACAAACAAGAAGGACTCCCAAGACACCGTCGACACCCTGCTCGCCGACCTGGCCGCTGCCAGGCAGACGGGGCTGGCCGATTTCGGTGACGACCACGCCGTCAAGCTCGCCGAATGGCTGGCCTCGCGTCAACCCAAACTCGTCACCGCAGAGCACTGGCAGGCCATCGACCAATACGAGCGAGCAGCCGGCGAGCCGCATGGGCGGCCGCGGGTCAAGCTGTCGACGCTGGAGGAACTCTTGCGGGTAGCGCACGGCTGA
- the narH gene encoding nitrate reductase subunit beta — protein sequence MAHVAMVMNLDKCIGCHTCTVTCKQVWTNRPGTEYVYFNNVETKPGIGYPKRYEDQQQWHGGWTLDRKGRLQLKSGSRLRRLLSIFYNPDLPTIDDYGDPWTYDYQTVIDAPLGTPNPSAHSISALTGRDMTVKWGSNFDDDLAGAPELAVDDPDLAGLEDRVKMEFEQVFMFYLPRICEHCLNPSCVASCPSGAMYKRAEDGIVLVDQDRCRGWRFCVSGCPYKKVYFNHRTGKAEKCTFCYPRIEQAMPTICSETCVGRLRYLGLVLYDADRVLDAAATPDLQDLYEAQLGVFLDPNDPHVVAEAARQGIPHDWIQAAQRSPVYELAVRHKVALPLHPEYRTLPMVWYIPPLSPVADVVGAAGYDDNPDHVFATIDALRIPMEYLANLFTAGDADVIRRVLRKLAAVRAIQRAGQLGLGVDENLPASVGASADDLDDLYRLLAIAKYEDRYVIPPAHTEDAGQLMGQHEQLFCSLDTDGGPGMGGYGPPESSGGRKGFNLLNWNGKDKVPGMFPKARHT from the coding sequence ATGGCGCATGTGGCGATGGTGATGAACCTCGATAAGTGCATCGGCTGTCACACCTGCACGGTGACGTGCAAGCAGGTGTGGACTAACCGGCCGGGCACCGAGTACGTCTACTTCAACAATGTGGAAACCAAGCCGGGTATCGGTTATCCGAAACGCTACGAAGATCAACAGCAGTGGCACGGCGGCTGGACGCTGGATCGCAAGGGGCGCCTCCAACTCAAGTCGGGTAGCCGGCTGCGCCGGCTGCTGTCGATTTTCTACAACCCCGACCTGCCCACCATTGATGACTACGGCGATCCGTGGACCTATGACTACCAGACCGTGATCGACGCGCCGCTGGGCACACCGAATCCCAGCGCGCATTCGATCTCGGCGCTCACCGGCCGCGACATGACGGTGAAGTGGGGCAGCAACTTTGACGACGACCTGGCCGGTGCGCCCGAGCTCGCGGTCGACGACCCTGACCTGGCGGGTCTCGAAGACCGGGTGAAGATGGAGTTCGAGCAGGTGTTCATGTTCTACCTGCCGCGCATCTGCGAGCACTGTCTCAACCCCTCCTGTGTGGCCTCGTGCCCGTCTGGGGCGATGTACAAGCGCGCCGAGGACGGGATCGTGCTGGTCGACCAGGACCGCTGCCGGGGCTGGCGGTTCTGTGTGTCGGGCTGCCCGTATAAGAAGGTGTATTTCAATCACCGCACCGGCAAGGCGGAAAAATGCACGTTTTGCTATCCGCGCATCGAGCAGGCCATGCCGACGATCTGCTCGGAGACCTGTGTGGGCCGGCTGCGCTATTTGGGGCTGGTGCTCTATGACGCCGACCGGGTGCTCGACGCCGCGGCCACGCCCGACCTCCAGGACCTGTATGAGGCCCAGCTGGGGGTGTTCCTCGACCCGAATGACCCGCACGTGGTGGCTGAGGCTGCGCGACAAGGCATTCCACACGACTGGATTCAGGCGGCGCAACGCTCCCCGGTCTACGAGTTGGCGGTGCGGCACAAAGTCGCGCTGCCGCTGCACCCGGAATATCGCACGTTGCCGATGGTCTGGTACATCCCGCCGCTGTCACCGGTGGCCGACGTGGTCGGCGCGGCCGGCTACGACGACAACCCCGACCACGTGTTCGCCACCATCGACGCGCTGCGTATCCCGATGGAGTACCTGGCCAACCTGTTCACCGCGGGTGACGCCGACGTGATAAGACGCGTGTTGCGCAAACTGGCCGCGGTGCGGGCCATTCAGCGCGCCGGGCAGCTGGGCCTCGGCGTCGACGAGAACCTGCCGGCTTCGGTCGGCGCCAGCGCCGACGACCTCGACGACCTCTACCGGCTGCTGGCGATCGCCAAATACGAAGACCGCTACGTCATCCCGCCGGCGCACACCGAGGACGCCGGCCAGCTCATGGGCCAACACGAGCAACTGTTCTGCAGCCTCGACACCGACGGCGGGCCCGGCATGGGCGGCTACGGTCCACCCGAATCCAGCGGCGGCAGAAAGGGGTTCAACCTGCTCAACTGGAACGGCAAGGACAAGGTTCCCGGCATGTTTCCCAAAGCGCGACACACATGA
- the narJ gene encoding nitrate reductase molybdenum cofactor assembly chaperone has translation MNTQAIKLASVLLQYPTTSLFDGLDTLERFAAQTSPKPTRESFGRFLGWLRATPPNDVAQHYVQTFDLRRRCSLYLTYYRYGDTRKRGMAMVTFKAAYRDAGFIPSEDELPDYLPMVLDFATLCPRGKRLLSGHRTDLELLRRALISAHSPYADVVAAVIATLPGLGKRELEQVRAAWQSGPPSEEVGLEPFAPPDYLAGYQTRQKP, from the coding sequence ATGAACACCCAGGCGATCAAGCTGGCGTCGGTCCTGCTGCAGTACCCGACGACATCGCTGTTCGACGGGCTGGACACACTGGAGAGGTTCGCGGCCCAAACCAGCCCCAAACCGACCCGGGAATCGTTCGGCCGGTTCCTGGGCTGGCTTCGCGCCACCCCGCCCAACGACGTGGCACAGCACTATGTGCAAACATTCGACCTGCGCCGCCGCTGCAGCCTGTACCTGACTTACTACCGCTACGGCGACACCCGCAAACGGGGCATGGCAATGGTGACGTTCAAGGCCGCCTACCGTGACGCCGGGTTCATTCCATCCGAGGACGAACTACCCGACTACCTGCCGATGGTGCTCGACTTCGCCACGCTGTGCCCCCGCGGCAAACGGCTGCTGTCGGGGCATCGCACCGATCTAGAGTTGCTGCGCCGCGCCCTGATCAGCGCGCACTCACCCTACGCCGACGTCGTCGCCGCGGTAATCGCCACCCTTCCCGGACTGGGCAAGCGAGAACTCGAACAAGTCCGCGCCGCCTGGCAATCCGGCCCACCAAGCGAAGAAGTGGGCCTGGAACCGTTCGCCCCGCCGGACTATTTGGCCGGCTACCAAACAAGGCAAAAGCCATGA
- the narI gene encoding respiratory nitrate reductase subunit gamma, whose product MIPLSAWDIWWWVILPYIAIVVFVVGHIWRWRYDQFGWTSHSTQLQERRLLKWGSPLFHYATFAAIFGHILGILVPKSVTDWLGIPETWYQDFSAVAGSTAAVGILIGAAVLTFRRTMIPRVRATTSAVDYLALILLGIIVILGIVLTLGIEDTSHYEYRNTVGVWFRSLATFHPNVRAITSAPFLYQLHAAAAWAIFIVWPFSRLVHAWSYPLWYLWRPYIVIRSRVADRPHEPGTSGRRWRKIGVPY is encoded by the coding sequence ATGATCCCCCTCAGCGCATGGGACATTTGGTGGTGGGTGATCCTGCCCTACATCGCGATCGTCGTGTTCGTGGTCGGCCACATCTGGCGCTGGCGTTACGACCAGTTCGGCTGGACCAGCCACTCGACCCAACTGCAGGAACGGCGGCTGCTCAAATGGGGCTCACCACTGTTCCACTACGCCACCTTCGCCGCGATCTTCGGACACATCCTCGGCATATTGGTACCCAAATCGGTCACCGATTGGCTCGGCATCCCCGAAACCTGGTATCAGGACTTTTCCGCCGTCGCCGGGTCAACCGCCGCCGTCGGCATCTTGATCGGCGCCGCAGTGCTAACGTTCCGACGCACGATGATTCCCCGGGTGCGCGCCACTACCAGCGCCGTGGACTACCTTGCGCTGATCCTGCTCGGCATCATCGTGATCCTGGGCATCGTGTTGACCCTGGGCATCGAGGACACGTCGCATTACGAGTACCGCAACACCGTCGGCGTGTGGTTCCGCAGCCTGGCCACCTTCCACCCCAACGTGCGGGCGATCACCAGCGCACCATTCCTGTACCAACTACACGCGGCCGCGGCCTGGGCAATCTTCATCGTTTGGCCGTTCAGCCGCCTGGTGCACGCCTGGAGCTACCCACTGTGGTATCTGTGGCGGCCCTATATCGTCATCCGCAGCCGCGTCGCCGATCGACCCCACGAACCGGGAACCAGCGGGCGTCGGTGGCGCAAAATCGGTGTCCCGTACTAA
- a CDS encoding tellurite resistance/C4-dicarboxylate transporter family protein, whose protein sequence is MQQINGAREAVRTLNPGYFALVMATGIVSIAMYHHRAYTLSVGLLWLTCFAYAVLLALSAVRIMAYRKDFGEDFGNPGRAFGLFTFVAATDVFGTRLAIDAHHAVALALLAVGWISWLVLGYLVPWTAVLRYRHRPVLQDANGTWFIFVVASESVAVLAAALEPALGQQRRELALLAVFSWSVGVFLYGGTGVLVTGRMLLYPLRPEDLNPQYWVSMGATAITVLAGARIVEMANAPMVAATRGLIAGTSVVFWAFGTWLIPPLVAAGIWKHIVHRIPLRYEAGLWSVVFPLGMYGVGGHYLGQADHLPIVRSISDIESWFALAVWAITFIAMLHHLLTTVGRPARWRARQRVAQAERKPSCQDSSANTPPAAGHPSSAIRRR, encoded by the coding sequence GTGCAACAGATTAACGGAGCCCGTGAAGCGGTACGGACCCTCAACCCCGGGTATTTCGCACTGGTGATGGCCACCGGCATCGTGTCGATCGCGATGTACCACCACCGCGCCTACACCCTGTCAGTGGGGTTGCTGTGGCTGACCTGTTTCGCCTACGCCGTGCTGCTGGCTCTGAGTGCAGTACGAATCATGGCTTACCGCAAAGATTTTGGTGAGGACTTCGGTAATCCGGGCCGAGCATTCGGGCTGTTCACCTTCGTCGCCGCCACCGACGTGTTCGGCACCCGGCTGGCCATCGACGCCCACCACGCGGTTGCGTTGGCACTGTTGGCAGTCGGCTGGATCAGCTGGCTGGTGCTGGGCTACCTGGTGCCGTGGACGGCGGTGCTGCGGTACCGTCACCGGCCCGTCCTTCAGGACGCGAACGGCACCTGGTTTATCTTCGTGGTCGCAAGCGAATCCGTCGCCGTGCTCGCGGCTGCGCTGGAACCCGCGCTCGGGCAGCAACGCCGGGAACTGGCTTTGTTGGCGGTGTTTTCCTGGTCGGTCGGTGTGTTCCTCTACGGGGGCACCGGTGTCTTGGTCACCGGCCGCATGTTGCTCTATCCGCTGCGCCCCGAGGACCTCAACCCGCAGTACTGGGTGTCGATGGGCGCCACCGCCATCACCGTGCTAGCCGGCGCCCGCATCGTGGAGATGGCCAACGCGCCCATGGTCGCTGCCACCCGGGGTCTGATCGCCGGAACGTCGGTGGTCTTCTGGGCCTTCGGCACATGGTTAATTCCGCCGCTGGTTGCCGCCGGCATCTGGAAGCACATCGTCCACCGCATCCCGCTGCGCTACGAAGCAGGGCTATGGAGCGTGGTGTTCCCGCTGGGCATGTACGGCGTCGGCGGCCACTATCTCGGTCAGGCCGACCATCTGCCGATCGTCAGAAGCATCAGCGACATCGAAAGCTGGTTTGCCTTGGCGGTGTGGGCGATCACGTTCATCGCGATGCTGCACCACCTGCTGACCACAGTCGGCCGACCGGCCCGCTGGCGCGCTAGGCAGAGGGTTGCTCAGGCCGAGCGAAAGCCCAGTTGTCAGGATTCTTCTGCGAATACACCACCGGCAGCAGGTCACCCCTCGTCGGCCATTCGTCGACGTTGA
- the hisN gene encoding histidinol-phosphatase: MGHDLALALMLADRADAVTIARFGALDLRIDTKPDLTPVTDADRAVESEVREALQAKRPDDDIVGEEFGGATAFSGRQWIIDPIDGTKNFVRGVPVWASLIALLDDGVPTVGVVSAPALRRRWWAASGAGAFAAVDGSPPRRLAVSSVARLDTASLSFSSLSGWAQLGLRERFLGLTDAVWRVRAYGDFWSYCLVAEGAVDIAAEPEVSVWDLAPLDILVREAGGTFTSVDGTAGPHGGSAVATNGLLHDQVLSTLSRG, translated from the coding sequence ATGGGCCACGATCTCGCGCTCGCATTGATGCTGGCCGATCGCGCGGATGCGGTGACAATAGCCCGGTTCGGCGCGCTGGATTTGCGGATCGACACGAAGCCGGACCTGACACCGGTCACCGACGCCGATCGCGCCGTCGAATCCGAGGTGCGTGAAGCGCTGCAAGCCAAGCGGCCCGACGACGACATAGTGGGTGAAGAATTCGGCGGCGCAACGGCTTTCAGCGGTCGGCAGTGGATCATCGACCCGATCGACGGCACCAAGAATTTCGTGCGCGGCGTGCCGGTGTGGGCGAGCTTGATCGCGTTGCTCGACGACGGAGTGCCGACGGTCGGGGTTGTCAGCGCGCCGGCGCTGCGACGACGGTGGTGGGCGGCCAGCGGCGCCGGCGCGTTCGCGGCAGTCGACGGCTCGCCGCCCCGTCGGCTGGCGGTGTCGTCGGTGGCGCGGCTGGACACGGCCAGCCTGTCGTTTTCCAGCCTGTCCGGCTGGGCGCAGCTGGGCCTACGGGAACGCTTCCTCGGGTTGACCGACGCGGTGTGGCGGGTACGCGCCTACGGCGATTTCTGGTCCTACTGCCTGGTGGCCGAGGGCGCTGTCGACATTGCCGCCGAGCCGGAGGTGTCGGTGTGGGACCTGGCGCCGCTGGACATCCTGGTGCGCGAAGCGGGCGGAACATTCACCAGTGTCGACGGCACCGCGGGCCCGCATGGTGGTAGCGCGGTAGCTACCAACGGCCTACTGCATGACCAGGTGCTTTCGACGCTTTCACGCGGGTAG
- the amrS gene encoding AmmeMemoRadiSam system radical SAM enzyme encodes MSDQFTIATKHWHRLDDGRIQCDVCPRACRLHEGQRGLCFVRARIDDQIKLTSYGRSSGFCVDPVEKKPLNHFLPGSAVLSFGTAGCNLACKFCQNWDISKSREVDTLASQATPEDIARVADELGCRSVAFTYNDPTIFWEYAADVADACHENGIKAVSVTAGYMCPAPRAEFYRHIDAANVDLKAFTEDFYRRVCVGHLQDVLDTLVYLRRDTDVWFEITTLLIPGRNDSDAEITAECEWIRENLGVDVPVHFTAFHPDYKMTDTPPTPSTTLTRARRIALGEGLRFVYTGNVHDTEGGTTCCPGCGAAVVVRDWYAIRHYALADDGRCQACGYRLPGVYDGPAEGWGRRRLPIWTSLSQV; translated from the coding sequence ATGAGTGATCAGTTCACGATCGCCACCAAGCACTGGCACCGTCTCGACGACGGCCGGATTCAGTGTGACGTATGTCCCCGCGCCTGCAGGCTCCACGAGGGCCAGCGGGGACTGTGTTTCGTCCGTGCTCGCATCGACGACCAGATCAAGCTGACGAGCTACGGGCGCTCCAGCGGGTTTTGCGTCGACCCGGTGGAGAAGAAGCCGCTCAACCACTTCCTGCCCGGGTCGGCGGTGTTGTCGTTCGGCACCGCGGGTTGCAACCTGGCCTGCAAATTCTGCCAGAACTGGGATATCTCGAAATCCCGCGAAGTCGACACGCTGGCCAGCCAAGCCACCCCGGAGGACATCGCCCGGGTTGCTGACGAATTAGGTTGCCGCAGTGTAGCTTTCACATACAACGACCCGACGATCTTTTGGGAGTACGCCGCTGATGTCGCCGATGCTTGTCACGAGAATGGCATCAAAGCGGTTTCGGTGACGGCTGGCTACATGTGCCCGGCGCCTCGGGCGGAGTTCTATCGGCACATCGATGCCGCCAACGTCGACCTCAAAGCTTTCACCGAAGACTTCTACCGCCGGGTGTGCGTCGGGCACCTGCAGGACGTGCTTGACACGCTCGTCTACCTGCGCCGCGACACCGATGTGTGGTTCGAGATCACCACGTTGCTTATTCCCGGACGCAATGACAGTGACGCCGAAATCACCGCCGAGTGCGAGTGGATCCGCGAAAACCTTGGCGTCGATGTGCCGGTGCATTTCACCGCGTTTCACCCCGACTACAAGATGACCGATACCCCGCCGACCCCATCCACCACCCTGACCCGGGCCCGCCGGATCGCGCTCGGCGAAGGCCTGCGGTTCGTCTACACCGGCAACGTGCACGACACGGAGGGCGGGACCACGTGCTGTCCTGGTTGCGGGGCCGCGGTCGTGGTTCGGGACTGGTATGCGATCCGGCACTACGCGCTGGCCGACGATGGTCGCTGCCAAGCCTGCGGCTACCGGCTGCCCGGCGTCTACGACGGGCCGGCCGAAGGCTGGGGCCGGCGTCGGCTGCCCATCTGGACGAGCCTGTCGCAGGTGTGA
- a CDS encoding acyl-CoA dehydrogenase family protein — MTNTVSTNGRAKRAGRKTAVGEHRHKRTGIDIALGLLTPIVGQDFLDKYHLRDPLNRTLRYGVKTSFSVAGATTRQFKRIQGLRGGPTRLKASGRDYFDLTPDDDQKMIVETVDQFAQEILRPAAPEADEAAEYPRDLITKAAELGVTAVNVPEDFDGIAAHRSSVTNVLVAEALAYGDMGLALPILAPGGVASALTHWGSADQQATYLKEFAGENVPQACVAIAEPQPLFDPTRLKTTAVRTPSGYRLDGVKSLVPAAADAELFIVGAQLGGKPALFIVESSSSGLTVKADPSMGIRAAALGQVELDHVSVPLSARLGEDEATDDDYAEAIALSRLGWAALAVGTSHAVLDYVVPYVKEREAFGEPIAHRQSVAFMCANIAIELDGLRMITWRGAARAEQGLPFAREAALAKRLGADKGMQIGLDGVQLLGGHGYTKEHPVERWYRDLRAIGVAEGVVVI; from the coding sequence ATGACTAACACCGTCTCCACCAACGGCCGCGCGAAGCGGGCCGGCCGCAAAACCGCCGTCGGAGAGCACAGGCACAAGCGCACCGGCATCGACATCGCGCTGGGGTTGCTCACCCCGATCGTGGGCCAGGATTTTCTGGACAAATACCACCTCCGCGATCCGCTCAACCGCACCTTGCGCTACGGGGTCAAGACAAGCTTTTCGGTTGCCGGCGCTACCACCCGACAGTTCAAGCGGATCCAAGGCCTGCGCGGCGGGCCGACCCGGCTGAAGGCAAGCGGCCGCGACTACTTCGACCTAACGCCCGACGACGACCAGAAGATGATCGTCGAAACCGTCGATCAGTTCGCCCAAGAAATCTTGCGTCCGGCGGCGCCGGAGGCCGACGAGGCGGCCGAGTACCCGCGCGACCTGATCACCAAGGCCGCGGAACTGGGAGTGACGGCGGTCAATGTTCCCGAAGATTTCGACGGGATCGCCGCGCATCGCTCCAGCGTCACCAACGTCCTGGTAGCCGAGGCACTGGCCTACGGCGACATGGGGCTCGCGCTGCCGATCTTGGCCCCGGGTGGGGTGGCCTCGGCGCTCACCCATTGGGGCAGCGCCGATCAGCAGGCCACCTACCTCAAGGAATTCGCCGGCGAGAACGTCCCGCAGGCCTGCGTCGCGATCGCCGAACCGCAGCCGCTGTTCGACCCGACTCGTCTGAAGACCACCGCGGTGCGCACACCCAGCGGGTACCGGCTGGACGGGGTCAAGTCGTTGGTCCCCGCGGCTGCGGATGCCGAGCTGTTCATCGTCGGCGCTCAACTGGGCGGCAAACCGGCACTGTTTATCGTCGAGTCGTCAAGCAGCGGCTTGACCGTCAAGGCCGACCCGAGCATGGGCATTCGCGCGGCGGCGCTGGGTCAGGTTGAGCTCGATCACGTGTCGGTGCCGCTGAGCGCCCGGTTGGGCGAGGACGAGGCCACCGACGATGACTACGCGGAGGCGATCGCGCTGTCCCGGCTGGGCTGGGCGGCGCTGGCGGTCGGCACCTCGCACGCGGTGCTCGACTATGTCGTCCCCTACGTGAAGGAGCGCGAAGCTTTCGGCGAGCCCATCGCCCACCGGCAATCAGTGGCGTTCATGTGCGCCAACATCGCTATCGAACTCGATGGGTTGCGGATGATCACCTGGCGTGGCGCCGCCCGCGCCGAGCAGGGTCTGCCATTCGCGCGCGAAGCGGCGCTGGCCAAGCGGCTTGGCGCCGACAAGGGCATGCAGATCGGCCTAGACGGCGTGCAGCTGCTCGGCGGCCACGGCTACACCAAGGAACACCCCGTCGAGCGCTGGTACCGCGACTTGCGAGCCATCGGCGTCGCGGAGGGCGTTGTAGTTATCTAG
- a CDS encoding acyl-CoA dehydrogenase family protein yields MAINLELPRKMHAVIDKAHQGAAEMMRPIARKYDLNEHAYPVELDTLANLFMGAAESNTLGLTGAEAFREGEGNEENRNGPNMAAVLQTIEASWGDAAMMLSMPYQGLGNATISGLATDEQLQRLGKVWAAMAITEPGFGSDSAAVSTTARLDGDEYVINGEKIFVTAGSRATHIVVWATLDKSKGRAAIKPFIVPREHPGVTIERLEKKLGIKGSDTATIRFDNVRIPKENLLGSPEIDTSKGFGGVMETFDNTRPIVAAMAIGIARAALEELRKILTDAGVEISYDKPWHAQSAAAAEFLRMEADWEASYLLALRAAWQADNSIPNSKEASMSKAKAGRVASDITLKAVELTGTTGYSQQTLFEKWARDSKIMDIFEGTQQIQQLVVARRLLGLSSSELK; encoded by the coding sequence ATGGCAATCAATCTGGAACTTCCACGCAAGATGCACGCGGTGATCGACAAGGCGCACCAGGGCGCAGCCGAGATGATGCGGCCGATCGCGCGTAAATACGACCTGAACGAGCACGCTTACCCGGTCGAGCTCGACACGCTGGCCAACCTGTTCATGGGTGCCGCCGAATCGAATACGTTGGGGCTCACCGGCGCCGAGGCGTTCCGCGAGGGCGAGGGCAACGAAGAAAACCGCAACGGGCCCAACATGGCAGCGGTGCTGCAGACGATCGAAGCCAGCTGGGGCGATGCCGCGATGATGCTCTCGATGCCCTACCAAGGCTTGGGTAACGCGACGATCTCCGGTCTGGCCACCGACGAGCAGCTGCAACGGTTGGGCAAGGTGTGGGCGGCGATGGCCATCACCGAACCGGGATTCGGGTCGGACTCGGCCGCGGTGTCGACCACCGCGAGGCTGGACGGCGATGAATACGTGATCAACGGCGAAAAGATCTTCGTCACCGCCGGTTCGCGGGCCACCCACATCGTGGTGTGGGCGACGCTGGACAAATCGAAGGGCCGCGCCGCGATCAAGCCGTTCATCGTGCCGCGCGAGCATCCGGGCGTCACCATCGAGCGGCTGGAGAAGAAGCTCGGCATCAAGGGCTCCGACACCGCCACCATCCGCTTCGACAACGTCCGCATCCCCAAAGAGAACCTGCTGGGCAGCCCAGAGATCGACACCAGCAAGGGTTTCGGCGGTGTGATGGAGACGTTCGACAACACCCGCCCGATCGTCGCCGCCATGGCCATCGGGATCGCTCGCGCCGCGCTGGAAGAGCTGCGCAAAATCCTGACCGACGCCGGGGTTGAGATCTCCTACGACAAGCCCTGGCATGCCCAGAGTGCCGCGGCTGCAGAGTTTTTGCGGATGGAGGCCGACTGGGAAGCCAGCTATCTGCTGGCGCTGCGCGCGGCATGGCAGGCCGACAACAGTATCCCGAACTCCAAGGAAGCGTCGATGAGCAAGGCCAAGGCCGGTCGGGTGGCCAGCGATATCACGCTCAAGGCGGTCGAATTGACCGGCACCACGGGATATTCCCAGCAGACGCTGTTCGAGAAGTGGGCGCGTGACTCGAAGATCATGGATATCTTCGAGGGCACTCAGCAGATCCAGCAGCTGGTGGTCGCCCGCCGTCTGTTGGGCCTGTCGTCGTCGGAGCTGAAGTAA
- a CDS encoding EVE domain-containing protein, with product MTNWINTVSRDHVEQGLRGRFTQANHGKPHMLRKMARGDWIIFYSPKTAYPDGEPLQSFTAIGRVVDDEPYQAEMTPDFRPWRRNVDFLECVETPIRPLIDQLDFIEDKSRWGYKFRFGVFTIGDHDLEVIRSAMTGS from the coding sequence ATGACGAATTGGATCAATACGGTCAGCCGTGACCATGTCGAGCAAGGGTTGCGGGGTCGCTTCACCCAGGCCAATCACGGCAAGCCGCACATGCTTCGCAAGATGGCTCGTGGTGACTGGATCATCTTCTACTCGCCGAAAACCGCCTACCCCGACGGTGAGCCGCTTCAGTCCTTCACCGCCATCGGCCGCGTCGTCGACGATGAGCCGTATCAGGCGGAGATGACGCCTGACTTTCGTCCGTGGCGTCGCAACGTCGATTTCCTCGAATGCGTCGAGACGCCAATCCGGCCGCTGATCGACCAACTCGACTTCATCGAAGATAAGTCCCGGTGGGGCTACAAGTTCCGATTCGGAGTGTTCACGATCGGCGATCACGACCTGGAAGTGATCCGCTCCGCGATGACCGGTTCATAA